The segment TAGTGGGACTTGGGGATAAAGAAAAAAGTATGCCAAATCAGTTAAGTGGAGGGCAAAAACAAAGGGTAGCAATTGCAAGAGCGTTAACTTTAAATCCTAAAATCCTTCTTTGTGATGAAGCGACATCAGCATTAGATCCTAAGACTACAAAATCAATTTTAGCATTATTAAGAGAGATTAATGAAAAGTTAGGGATTACTATTGTGATAGTAACTCATCAAATGGAAGTTGTAAAAGACATATGTAGTAAGGTTGCATTAATGGAAAGTGGAAAATTAATTCAATCTGGAAAGGTAGATGAACTTTTTCTAAATCCAACTAAACAAATGCAAAATCTTTTAGGCGAAGAAGAGGTGTTACCTGATAAAGGGATAAATATAAAAATATTTTTTCCAAAACAATTAAGCCAAAGTTCAGTAATTACATCAATGGCAAGAGAACTTCAGATGGATTTTTCAATTGTATGGGGAAGACTTGAGAAATTTAATGAAGAGGTACTCGGAAGCTTAGTAATAAACGTTGGAGAAAAACAAAAGAATGATGTAGTTAACTATCTAAGCAATACAGATGTTCATTGGGAGGTGTTGTAGAATGATAGATATATTAGTACCAGCGTTATGGGAAACTTTATTTATGGTTTTTGTATCAACAATATTTGCAATAATAGTAGGATTTATACCAGCAATTATTATGATAATTACTCGTAAAGATGGACTTAAGCCAAATGAAGTAATTTATAAGATTTTAGATATTATAGTAAATATATTGAGATCTTTTCCATTTATCATATTAATGATAGTTTTAATACCATTAACAAAGTTTATAGTAGGAAAATCTACGGGTACTACAGCGGCTATTGTACCATTAACTATTGGGTGTGCACCTTTTGTTACAAGAATTATAGAATCGGCACTTAAAGAAGTAGATAAGGGTGTTGTTGAAGCTGCAAAATCTTTTGGAGCTAGCACATTTCAGATTGTATTTAAAGTTATGCTACCAGAAGCCCTTCCATCAATTATTTCTGGGATGACTTTGACACTAATAAGTATGGTCGGATTTTCAGCTATGGCAGGTGTAATTGGGGCAGGGGGACTTGGAGCTGTAGCTATGAATTATGGTTATTATGCTTTTAAAAATGATGTTTTGATAGTGACAGTAATAGTGCTAATTGTTTTAGTTCAAATACTGCAAACCATAGGAACGCTAGTATACAAAAAAATAAACAAGTAACATAAATTTATAATAATATTTAGGGGGTAAATTGCAATGAAGAAAAGAATATTATCAGCAATAGTTTTAAGTACATTAATTTTAGGGGTAGTAGGATTAACAGGTTGTGGAAATAAAAAATCATCAAATGAATCAAAAGCAAATAAAACTACAATAATTGTAGGGGCATCTCCAGAACCTCATAAAGAAATTTTAGAAAAGGTAAAGCCAATTTTAGAGAAAAAAGGATATAAATTAGAAATTAAAGTGTTTACTGATTATGTTATACCAAATACGGCTCTTGAAGAAGGGGAAATAGATGCAAACTTCTATCAACATATTCCTTATCTTGAACAGTTTAATAAAGAAAAAGGTACTCATTTAACACATATAGCAAAAGTACATTTAGAACCTATGGGGATTTATTCTAAAAAAGTTAAGAGCGTAAATGAAATAAAAGAAGGAGCTACAATAGCAGTTCCAAATGATCCGACTAATGAGTCAAGAGCATTAAGATTACTTGAAAAACAAGGAATTATTAAATTTAAAGAGGGTCAAATTATTACTAAATTAGATATTAAAGAAAATCCTAAAAATATTAAAATACAAGAACTAGAGGCGGCTCAGCTTCCAAGAACTCTAACTGACGTTGATGCAGCTGTTATAAATACTAATTATGCATTGCCAGCTGGATTAAATCCATTAAAGAATGCTCTTGCAATAGAAGATAAAGATTCACCATATGCAAATGTTATTGCCGTAAAAGAAGATAATAAAGATAAAGAGTATATAAAAGAATTAAAAGAAGCAGTAAATTCACCAGAAGTAAAGAAATTTATAGAAGATAATTACAGGGGATCAATAATTCCATCATTTTAATTTAATGGTATTCAATAAAAAATCTGTCAAAGTATTTTGACAGATTTTTTTAAAAACAATATAAAATTGACACACAAAAAACAGGGTGCTATAATGTAAAAAATCATATAATTATAAAAATTCTGTAAATTAAGGAATGATAGTATTATATAAGGTTATTTAAAAGTGTTAAGGGGGATAACTAATGAAGGATACGTATGTATTTTATCAAGGAAAGATAGTGGAGGAAAATACAGTAAGTATAGGAATAAGATCAAAAGCTTTTAACTATGGTTTGGGGTGTTTTGAGGGAATTAGAGCTTATTTTGATGAAGAAAGCGAAAAATTATACGTTTTTAGGATGAAAGAACATTATGAGAGATTATTAAAATCTTGTAAAGTTTTAAATATTAACATTCCGTATAATGTAGAAGAACTTATGAATTTTACTATAGAATTACTAAGAAAAAATAATTTTAAAACTACAACTTATATACGACCAGTAGCGTATAAAGCGGGAGAATCTATAGCTACTACATTATTGGATGATGATGATCGTTTATTGATTTATTGTAATCCAATGGGGAAGTATACTGATAAAAAAGAACTTAAGGTAGCTATAACTTCGTGGATGAGAGTAGAGGATAATATGTTACCACCAAGAACAAAAGCTACAGCAGCTTATTTAAATTCAGGATTAGCTTCATTAGAAGTTTTAAGAAAGGGTTATGATGAAGCAATATTTTTAACTAGAAGTGGACATGTTTCAGAGGGAACAGCGGAAAATATATTTATGATTAGGGGTGGTAGACTTATAACTCCACCGCCATCAGATAATATTTTAGAAGGTATAACTAGAGATACTATTATCATAATTGCAAAAGAAGAATTAGGTTTAGATGTGGTTGAAAGAAGCATAACGAGAACAGAATTATATGCTGCTGATGAACTATTCTTTTGTGGTACAGCTATGGGGATTGCACCTATTATTGATGTCGACGATAGGGTAATTGGAAGTGGAAAATTAGGTGAGATAACAAAAAAAATTAGTAAATTGTATTTTGATATTTCAGTATGTAAGAATGCTAAATATAGTGATTTTTGTACAAATATTTATTAGAAGAAGGCTTAAAAGCAAATTCTTATAAATAAAATTTATGAATAAAGAAAATATACATTACAATAATATAAATTAAAGTTAATATTTTTATTAATTTTTAAATATAAAATAAAATTTGGAATACTACAAGAGGGTATATATTTTAATGGTAATCTATATAGTAGGAATACTGTTAAAATATATAAATTTGTTGGTAGTAATAGATTAAATATATGGATTAAAAAGAATGAATTTAGTATTATTAAGGCTAAGTATAATGTAAATAAAGAAGAAAAACTAAAAGAAATAATTAAAAACAATGTTACTATAGATGGTGATTATGATTTTTAAATTTGGAGAATAAGATGTTAAATAATAAATTAATTACTTTTCTAACTCTAGCAAAAGTTAGAAATTATACTAAAACCGCAGAAATTTTAAATTTAACTCAGCCTGCTGTTTCACAACATATAAAGTTTTTAGAAGAATATTATGGAATGAAATTTATAAAAAAACAAGGAAAAAATAGTTTGCTTACGGAGGAAGGCGAAGAATTTTTAGAGTATGTGCGTGAAGCTGAATTAAGAGAAAGAATTTTGCGTGAAAAATTAAAAAACAAATTTTCCCTTGAAAAAAAATATAATATAGGAGCAACGCTAACTATAGGGGGATATGTGCTACCAAAGGTATTAGGAAAATATAAAGAATGTCATCCTAATACCGATATTATTCTTAATGTATTTAATACAGATGCAATATTAGAAAAAATTTTAAAGGATGAATTTGAATTAGGTGTTATTGAGGGACCGTTTGATAAAAATAAATTTAAGTATATAAAATTAAAAAACGATGAATTAGTTTTAGCTGTCGCAAAGGGACATCCGTTTTCTAATATGGAGTATGTTAATTTAGAAGATGTTATGAATGGAAAACTTATTTTAAGAGAAGAAGGGTCTGGTACTAGAAAATATTTTGAAAGAGAAGTTAAAAAACAAGGATATGATTCTAGAAATTTAAATGTATATATGGAAGTTGGAAGTATAGATGCTATAAAAGCTTTAGTTGAAGCAAATTTAGGATATACAATTATATCTAAAGAAGCTATAAAAAGAGAATGTAGTCTTGGGGTTATTAAAATAGTAAATATTAAAAATAATAATTTAAAACAAGTAAATTTTTATAGGGAATTCAATTTTGTATATAGAGCTGAAATGTTAAGCGATTATTTAAAAAATTTTATACAATTTTGTTTAAAAAATAGTTAAATAAAATATTTATAAGGCTGTTGATAGATTATATTGATTAACAGCCTTATAAGTTTATAGTACTTTTTAATTTTAATATATAAGGAGTATATTTTAGAAAATATCTAGTTCATCAGGATTTAATTTATATACTACATCTTTTCTTTCAACTATTATTTTTACTTTTTCTTTTATAATAGGATCTTTTGTCACTGCGTTTATAAGCTCTCTGGTAGGATTTATAGCCCTAGGATTTCCAACGGATTTAAACATTGAAAAATCTCCTAGTGTATCACCATAAGCATAACTTTTATTAAGATCTATATTATATTTTTCAACAAAATTATTTATAGCCTTTTGTTTATTTACTCTATCCCACATAGGAACTATTTCACCTGTATATTTTTGAGTGCCATCAATTAAATAATCGGTTCCTATATAATCATCAAATCCATGCTTTAGAGCCATTTCACGAACAAGTTCTACTGGGCTTCCAGAAATAGTTATAAGTTTATGTCCTTGCTTTTTATGCCAAGCTATCATGTCTCTTGTGTATGTGTAAACTCTATCTCCTTTGGATTCAATAACTCTTTTAGCTATGAATTCTACTTGGGTTTTGTGAAGACCCTTTATAGCTTCTATATATATGTCAGCCATTTTTAATAAATAATCGTCATAGTTTCCTAATCTTTTATCCCATTTTATATAATAATGTCTAACTTCATTGTACCAGCGTTCAGGTTCAATAAATTCGGATGTGATGAATTTTTTAAAAATTTCAGTTATAAGACCTTCTCTATATAAAGTACCGTCAATATCGAAAAAAGCTGCTATTGTTTTTGTCATGATTATATCCCCCTTTAAATTATATTTTATATTATTATGTCCCATATAATTACATAATAGTATAATATAAATGAAATCAAAAAGATATATTTAAAATAGAATAATATTTAATTAGTTTTTAAATATGCGCATAATTATATAAAAAAAATTAACCATAAGTATAAGAAGAAATATATAAGTTGATATAAGTAGAAATGTAGATTAAAATAGAATCTAAGTTAAATATTAAAGGCGTAAGAAAAAATTATAAGAAAAAAATAAATACATTATAATGAATAAAAGAAAAGGTGGATACTAAAATGGTTGAAATAGGAAAAATACAAAAATTAAAGGTAGCTAATATTGCCAAAATAGGTGTATATTTAGATGCAGGAACAGAAGAACAAGGAGATAATATCTTACTTCCTAATAATCAATTACCTGAGGATGTTAAAGAAGGAGATGAACTAGAAGTCTTTGTATATAGAGATTCCGAAGATAGATTAATTGCTACTAGAAAAACGCCATTAGTACAGGCGGGAGAAATTGCTGTTTTAGAAGTAAAGGATACAACATCAATAGGAGCATTTTTAGATATAGGACTTGAAAGAGATGTGTTGCTTCCTTTTAAGGAACAAAAGTATAGAGTAGTTTCTGGAAAAAAATATTTAGTTGCAATATATATAGATAAAAGTGGTAGGCTTACTGCTACAAGTTATATATCAAAGTTTTTATTATCTGAAAGTCCTTATAAAAAAGACGAATGGGTTAAAGGAATAGTATATTCAATCAATGATGAAATAGGAGCACTAGTAGCTGTTGATAATAAATACAAAGGGTTAATACCTAAGAGTGAGTTATATAAGGAAATAAACGTTGGTGATGAAGTAGAATGTAGAGTAGCTAGAGTAAGAGAGGACGGAAAGCTTGATTTAGGTACAAGGGAAGTTGCATACAAGCAAATGGATAGTGATGTAGAAATGCTATTAAAAAAATTAGAAAAGTATGATGGATTTATGCCATTAAATGATAAAAGTAAGCCAGAAGAAATTAAAGATAGATTAAAAATAAGTAAAGCAGCATTTAAAAGAGCAGTAGGAAGATTGCTAAAAGAAGATAAAATAATTCAAACAGAAAAAGGAATAAAATTAAAATAATTTTACTTTTAAGAAAGTTTTAAAGAGCTATAGATTAATCTATGGTTCTTTTTATTTATAAAATTGAATATATAGTAACTTAAAAGTATAATTTCAATAGTATATTAATATGAGAAATTATATAAACAAGGCTATATAGAGGTGATAAACATTAACAAGAAATGTTTAAAAATAAGTCTAGATACATGTAAGTTTATTGGAAGTGGTAGAGAAGGAAAAGTTTATAAAACTGAAGATGATTATGTATTAAAAGTATTTAAAAGAAAAAGAAATTCATTAGAAGAATATAAAATACTTAAAATGGTAGAAGGAAGTAGATATTTTCCAAAGGTTATCAGTATAAAAGGAAGGTACTTATTAAGAGAATACGTAGATGGAGTAGCTTTAAATGAATATATTAAAAAAGAAGGTATGCCAAAGGAACTTTCGTATAATTTAGTATATTTATTTGAAGAGTTTAAAAATATGGGCTTTACAAGAT is part of the Clostridium botulinum genome and harbors:
- a CDS encoding methionine ABC transporter ATP-binding protein, producing the protein MIQIKNVEKFFGENKVLKNVSIEVKQGEIYGVVGHSGAGKSTLLRCINGLESYNSGNVIVDEKEVKELNEKELREFRKNIGMIFQNFSLLNRKNVWKNIALPMETWGYKKEEINKRVSELLNLVGLGDKEKSMPNQLSGGQKQRVAIARALTLNPKILLCDEATSALDPKTTKSILALLREINEKLGITIVIVTHQMEVVKDICSKVALMESGKLIQSGKVDELFLNPTKQMQNLLGEEEVLPDKGINIKIFFPKQLSQSSVITSMARELQMDFSIVWGRLEKFNEEVLGSLVINVGEKQKNDVVNYLSNTDVHWEVL
- a CDS encoding methionine ABC transporter permease, giving the protein MIDILVPALWETLFMVFVSTIFAIIVGFIPAIIMIITRKDGLKPNEVIYKILDIIVNILRSFPFIILMIVLIPLTKFIVGKSTGTTAAIVPLTIGCAPFVTRIIESALKEVDKGVVEAAKSFGASTFQIVFKVMLPEALPSIISGMTLTLISMVGFSAMAGVIGAGGLGAVAMNYGYYAFKNDVLIVTVIVLIVLVQILQTIGTLVYKKINK
- a CDS encoding MetQ/NlpA family ABC transporter substrate-binding protein gives rise to the protein MKKRILSAIVLSTLILGVVGLTGCGNKKSSNESKANKTTIIVGASPEPHKEILEKVKPILEKKGYKLEIKVFTDYVIPNTALEEGEIDANFYQHIPYLEQFNKEKGTHLTHIAKVHLEPMGIYSKKVKSVNEIKEGATIAVPNDPTNESRALRLLEKQGIIKFKEGQIITKLDIKENPKNIKIQELEAAQLPRTLTDVDAAVINTNYALPAGLNPLKNALAIEDKDSPYANVIAVKEDNKDKEYIKELKEAVNSPEVKKFIEDNYRGSIIPSF
- a CDS encoding branched-chain amino acid transaminase, which produces MKDTYVFYQGKIVEENTVSIGIRSKAFNYGLGCFEGIRAYFDEESEKLYVFRMKEHYERLLKSCKVLNINIPYNVEELMNFTIELLRKNNFKTTTYIRPVAYKAGESIATTLLDDDDRLLIYCNPMGKYTDKKELKVAITSWMRVEDNMLPPRTKATAAYLNSGLASLEVLRKGYDEAIFLTRSGHVSEGTAENIFMIRGGRLITPPPSDNILEGITRDTIIIIAKEELGLDVVERSITRTELYAADELFFCGTAMGIAPIIDVDDRVIGSGKLGEITKKISKLYFDISVCKNAKYSDFCTNIY
- a CDS encoding LysR family transcriptional regulator, with product MLNNKLITFLTLAKVRNYTKTAEILNLTQPAVSQHIKFLEEYYGMKFIKKQGKNSLLTEEGEEFLEYVREAELRERILREKLKNKFSLEKKYNIGATLTIGGYVLPKVLGKYKECHPNTDIILNVFNTDAILEKILKDEFELGVIEGPFDKNKFKYIKLKNDELVLAVAKGHPFSNMEYVNLEDVMNGKLILREEGSGTRKYFEREVKKQGYDSRNLNVYMEVGSIDAIKALVEANLGYTIISKEAIKRECSLGVIKIVNIKNNNLKQVNFYREFNFVYRAEMLSDYLKNFIQFCLKNS
- a CDS encoding HAD-IB family hydrolase, whose translation is MTKTIAAFFDIDGTLYREGLITEIFKKFITSEFIEPERWYNEVRHYYIKWDKRLGNYDDYLLKMADIYIEAIKGLHKTQVEFIAKRVIESKGDRVYTYTRDMIAWHKKQGHKLITISGSPVELVREMALKHGFDDYIGTDYLIDGTQKYTGEIVPMWDRVNKQKAINNFVEKYNIDLNKSYAYGDTLGDFSMFKSVGNPRAINPTRELINAVTKDPIIKEKVKIIVERKDVVYKLNPDELDIF
- a CDS encoding CvfB family protein; translation: MVEIGKIQKLKVANIAKIGVYLDAGTEEQGDNILLPNNQLPEDVKEGDELEVFVYRDSEDRLIATRKTPLVQAGEIAVLEVKDTTSIGAFLDIGLERDVLLPFKEQKYRVVSGKKYLVAIYIDKSGRLTATSYISKFLLSESPYKKDEWVKGIVYSINDEIGALVAVDNKYKGLIPKSELYKEINVGDEVECRVARVREDGKLDLGTREVAYKQMDSDVEMLLKKLEKYDGFMPLNDKSKPEEIKDRLKISKAAFKRAVGRLLKEDKIIQTEKGIKLK
- a CDS encoding serine/threonine protein kinase, whose amino-acid sequence is MININKKCLKISLDTCKFIGSGREGKVYKTEDDYVLKVFKRKRNSLEEYKILKMVEGSRYFPKVISIKGRYLLREYVDGVALNEYIKKEGMPKELSYNLVYLFEEFKNMGFTRLDMSARHIYVGDNYKLKVIDPRKCYSKKVSFPKILLQELDEAKVLDDFIKGVIDISPELAIKWSKKISNR